DNA from Abditibacteriota bacterium:
TATCGAAGCCCTCATCTTTTGGGACTTGGCATAATCATCACTCTCACCGGGGCCGAATGACAACGACCGCAGGTTTTTCTCACAGTCTTTGCGGGTCAGCTTTATCCGCCAATGAGTGATCCTGCCATTCGATCCGTCACGCTCATCATTCGTGTATTTGATGCGGACGATATTATCCGTCAGCATTCGGGCCGATCCGATGTCATAACGAAACTCATCATAATCTATGAAAGCCTTGGGATATACGTCCGCAACGACGCTGCTTTTGCCTGCGGAGATATAATACACGCCTTTGTCGGTAACAAGAGCGATATGCCGCCCTGTCCTTTGGGCATTCATTTTTACTCACCCTCCGGTCAGTCAAATATCTTTACTTTGCCCTTAAAGTCTCCGCCGGTCACGGTAAAGCTCTTCACGGCCCCCACGGAAATGGGTTCCATAAAGCCCGAGAAGGTATTGCCTTCTATATAGGCCCTGCCGCCGCCCTCCGGAGTACGGTCGCTTATAATTATCGCCCACGGGGTCCGGGAGTTTTTAAAAACGTTGCCGGTGACGGATACGGAGTATCCCCGCCAAGATTCGATCTTAACGGCATAGTAGGGCATATCCTGGCTTTTCGCGCGCGAAATAAACTCAAAGGTATTGTCGGCCACAGTTATGGTTTTCTCCGGATATTCGCTGCTGCCGCCGGTTTTTCCTAACTCAAGCGAAGCATTGACGAGGCGGTTGTTCCGAAAGACCAGGTTTTGGACCGCAGGGAATATCACAATACCTGACATGCCTCCGTCATCGCAGTCAAAAACACACCCCTCTATGATCAGCTCCGACTCCCGGGCTGCTGCGGCGGAGTAATCGGTCGCCAAATGGCATCTGCCAATTTTCACCGGCTTGTTGGCAAACTGCGAGCGGCACCCGGTGAACCTGACGCTGCCCGTATAATTCTGTCCGGCAAAATAATTCCGGGAGCAGTCCACAGCCTCGCAGTCCTCCGCCGTGTAAGTTCCCGAGCCGACAAACCCTATTCCGGCTCCCATCCGGCAATTGTCGGCCTGACAGTTTTTGACGGTGATATCATCGCAGCAGACGCAGGAAATGCCGTCATTTTCGGCCTTATGGACCGCGCAGCCCGTGACAGAGCCGTTTTTCAGGGTGACGAAGCTGCCGGCGTTGTCCCCGGCGGACAATACGTCTTTTTTGCTGCCCTCTAATGCGTTTTGGTCCCAGCCCGTCAGGATGATACCGGTACCGCAATTCTCTACGCGGCAGTTTTCTATAGCAATATTGCGGCTGTATTCTATATGGATGCCTGCCCCTGAGCCGTAGCTCGTATTATCGCAATCCGCAGAGCAGCCCGCTATGCGGACGCCGTCGTTCAGATATGCGTCCGACCTGATATCCGTGAGGTCAAATTTTCTGAGGATGCCGTCCCGCAGTCTGCCCGCATAAGAGATATAGGCAATGCGCATACCCACCGTATTTACGTTCTCGATAGTCAGGTTTTTCACCGAAAGGCCCGCTACCGCGGCGATGAATCTCGGCTTGCCCGAGACAAAGGACAGGTCGGAGATGGTCACGTCGCTGCACATTTCGGGAGGCGCTCCTTTTGACACGATCTTGCCGGCCACTTCAAACACATACCTCGAGGGCGCTCCGGGGAATACGAGAGGAGCGCCAAACACTCCTTCTGTTTTTTCATACTCGCCCACCACCAGCACGGTGCCCGCTTCGCCCTTGATCACCGTATCCGACGGCACCCGCACCGGACCGGATATCCGGTAGGTCCCCCGGGGTATCAGGACTCTGCGCCGCTCCTTGAGTAAGTCCTGCAGAGCCTGAGTGATGTCGTCGCCCTCGCTGCAGGCAAGAGTGGCAAAGGGCGGTTCCTTCGGTGAATTGCCGGAAGCGGAGCGCAAGAGCCCGGCAGCCTTTGCCGCGTCGCATCCGGACTGCCATATACAGACGCCCAGTAGCAGCGCCGGGACACACAACCACGCGATCCATTTCTTTTTCATTGGTTTCCTCCGATACCTCAGACCATGCCAAACACGACCACGAAGGCCCGGCTGTGCCTGTTCACGCTGCCCTTCGGGGTCGAAAGAGATCTCTTGATGTCTTTATTATACCATAGCCTCCCATGTGTGTCAAAGATCCTGTCACAAAAAAACAGGGCTCCGGGGAGCCCTGCCCGGTGATCAGGAGGCTGCTGGGGCCGGACGCCGTCATAGGCATCTCCTGCTCCTCCGCGGAGGAAGCCGCGGCAGCCGAGAAGGACGGCGCCGA
Protein-coding regions in this window:
- a CDS encoding right-handed parallel beta-helix repeat-containing protein → MKKKWIAWLCVPALLLGVCIWQSGCDAAKAAGLLRSASGNSPKEPPFATLACSEGDDITQALQDLLKERRRVLIPRGTYRISGPVRVPSDTVIKGEAGTVLVVGEYEKTEGVFGAPLVFPGAPSRYVFEVAGKIVSKGAPPEMCSDVTISDLSFVSGKPRFIAAVAGLSVKNLTIENVNTVGMRIAYISYAGRLRDGILRKFDLTDIRSDAYLNDGVRIAGCSADCDNTSYGSGAGIHIEYSRNIAIENCRVENCGTGIILTGWDQNALEGSKKDVLSAGDNAGSFVTLKNGSVTGCAVHKAENDGISCVCCDDITVKNCQADNCRMGAGIGFVGSGTYTAEDCEAVDCSRNYFAGQNYTGSVRFTGCRSQFANKPVKIGRCHLATDYSAAAARESELIIEGCVFDCDDGGMSGIVIFPAVQNLVFRNNRLVNASLELGKTGGSSEYPEKTITVADNTFEFISRAKSQDMPYYAVKIESWRGYSVSVTGNVFKNSRTPWAIIISDRTPEGGGRAYIEGNTFSGFMEPISVGAVKSFTVTGGDFKGKVKIFD